From [Flavobacterium] thermophilum:
ACGTCGGCGATGCGCTCATTGGCATGGTTCTTGATCCGCTCGGCCAACCGCTTGACGGGAGCCCGTTGCCGCCCGGGCTGAAGCCGGTGTCGGTCGACCGCGATCCGCCCAATCCGCTCACCCGGCCGCCGATTGTCGAACCGCTTGAAGTCGGCGTGCGCGTCATCGACAGTCTGCTTGCCGTCGGCAAGGGGCAACGCGTCGGCATTTTTGCCGGCTCGGGCGTCGGCAAAAGCACGCTCATGGGAATGATCGCCCGCCATACGTCGGCTGATGTGAACGTCATCGCCTTAATCGGCGAGCGTGGCCGCGAAGTGCGCGAGTTTTTAGAGCGCGACCTTGGCCCGGACGGCTTGGCCCGCTCGGTCGTCGTCGTCGCCACGTCCGACCAGCCGGCGCTGATGCGCGTCAAAGGCGCCTATACGGCAACGGCGATCGCCGAATATTTCCGCGACCAAGGGGCGGATGTTATGCTGATGATGGATTCGGTCACCCGCGTCGCGATGGCGCAGCGGGAGATCGGGTTGGCTGTCGGCGAGCCGCCGACTACAAAGGGCTATACCCCGTCGGTGTTCGCCTTGCTCCCGAAGCTGCTCGAGCGGGCCGGGACGAGCGACTCAGGCACCATTACCGCGTTTTATACGGTGCTCGTTGACGGCGACGATATGAACGAGCCGATTGCCGATGCGGTGCGCGGCATTTTGGACGGCCATTTTGTGTTGGAACGCCAGCTCGCGAATAAAGGGCAGTACCCGGCCATTAACGTGCTGAAAAGCGTCAGCCGCGTCATGCCCCATATTATCAGCGCTGAGCACCGCGAAGCAGCGAACCGGTTCCGCCGTCTCCTTTCCACTTATATCGATTCGGAGGATTTGATTCAAATAGGGGCGTACAAGCGGGGGGCATCGCGAGAAATTGATGAGGCGATTGAACGTTATCCGCAAATGATGGCGTTTTGCCGCCAAAACATCGATGAAAAAACGACGCGCGCCGAAAGCATCGATGCCCTTTTCCGTCTCATTTCGCCGCCATGACGGGGGCACAGCGTTAAGAGGGGGAAGGGTGATCCACAATGATGTCGACATTTCGGCTGCAAAAACTATGGACGATGAAGGAAAAAGAAAAGCAAGCAGCGCTGGCTGAATACGAAGAAGCGGTGCACAAGTTTGAGCAGGCGGCCGAGGCGCTGTACAAGTTGCTCAAGGAAAAAGAACGATGCGAGGCGGAAAGGGACAGGCGGCTGCAAGATGGCCTCGCTGTCGGGGCCATTCGCCATACGCTGCAGTATCTCGCCAGTTTGCAACAAACCATTGATCACTATCAGCTCATCGTCATGCGGGCGCGCGAGCAAATGCAGTGCCGGCACCAGCGCCTCATTGAGCTCAATATTGAAGTGAAAAAGTATGAGAAAATGCAGGAGCGCGTGCGGCGGTGGACAGAGCAGCGCGAAAAAGAGGCCGAAAGCCGTTTGCTCGATGAAATAGCCGTTCAGCGCTTTGTGCGGCAAGGAGAGTTATAGATGGCGGGCAGCAAACTTCAGCAGGAAGAAACGGCAAGCCGGTGGCAATGGATGTTGTTCGTCGTTGTCGTCCCGAGCCTCTTTGCGGCTTTCTTCCTCTTGCTGATTGCAAAGGCGGCCGGCATTGATGCGGTGAAGGCGAAACAATGGGTGGACAGCGTGCCGTTCGTCGCCGAATGGTTTGATTGGAAGAAGAAAGAAAAGACGCTGGCCAACACGATCGAGACGCAACAGCAGACGATCAAGCGGCAAAACCAAACGATCGCCAAGCAAAAAAAGCAAATTGAGCAGCTAAAAAGCGAATTGGCGGCAAAAGACGAGGAAATTGCCCGGCTGTCGACGCAGCAACAGCTGCCGACCCAGCAGGAAAAAGGCGGCGGACAAGCGTCTGCGGTGGATGTCATCAGCATGTACGGTGCCATGTCAGACAAGCAGGCCGCGGCTATTTTAGCCAAGCTGCCGGAGGATGAAGCGCTTGAGGTGCTGAGCCGGCTCGATAGCGACAAAGCCGCGGCTATTTTAGAACAAATGCCGGCCGAGCAGGCGGCGAACTTGCTTTCGTCATTGCATAAATGGGCGGCGAGAGAGGAGGGGGCTGAATGAAAGTGATGATCGCAGCAGTTGCACCGCAGCCAACGGGCGTGGAGCTGACAGCGAGAAAAGAGACAGCGGCTTCCAGCGCATTTGCGGCATTATTGGCGCAAAAGCAAACCGGGAAGCTGCCGGTTGAGGAGGGGATTGAACGGTCATCCCAGCCGGAAGGAAAGAAGCCGCGAATAACAGACGAATGGACAGAGCCGTTATGGCTGGCCGCTTCAGCTATGCACGTTGGCGCTGCCAACGTTTTAAACGCCCCTCCGGCGGCTGCATACAATGATGGTGAAGCCTTGGCGGCTGATGGGGAAAGCGGAAGAGTCAACCAAGAGGGGGCCGGTGCAAAAGCATTGGCAGCCGCTCCGTCTTTGTGGCAGCGGACGGATGAAAATAGCGGTTTGGGCAAAGCGGCTTGGCTGGAAAAACAGATCAAAGGAACGAACGGGCATTTCGACGGCGAAGGCAAGCGGCCTATGCCACAAGGTTCGCCGCTGATCGAGGGAGCTGGAAAGGAGATGGCCGTGCATTCCAACGAGGATAGCGGCTCGCTTGCGCCACAAGCGTTATCTCTAGTGAAAGACACCCGGCAGGGAGCCGACCTCCTTGTCCCATTCTCCGCCGCCGGCCGTTCTCCTTTCGCTTCCACCGTTTACGGGCCAAGCTCTTTGCCGCACCGGGAAGACGCCCGCCAGTTGCATGGTCCCACGCTCGTTTCGACAAACCTTGCCTCTTTGACTTCATTCGTCCCTGCCGGCCATGAGGCGGGTGCGGTGGAAGCAGAGAATGAAAGTTCGTTTGTCGAGCAAGTGGCCCGTGCATGGCAATTCAGCCGATGGGTGAAGCTGCCAAACGGCGTTATGCAGCTTGTTATTCGCCTTCATCCGGAACATCTTGGAACGGTGACGGTGAAAATGGCGCAAGAAGGCGGAAAATTGACCGCCCGGCTGCTTGTGGCGACCGATGCGGCGGAAGAGTTGATCCGCACCCACTTGCCGCAGCTTGTCCAGCTGCTTGACGCCGGCCAAGTTACTGTTGAGAAATGGACGGTTTGGTCTGATTACGACAGCGCGGCTCTCCCGCCGCACCCGGAGCAGCGCCGCGACGGGCGGCAGCAAGGCGGCTCTCGGCAAGAACAAAAACGGGAACAATCGCCTTCCTCTGCCCCATTTGAACTTGACGGGGCAGAGGCGGATGGATGAGGGGGACGATGATGGCAACGAACACGATCGATGCCAGTTTATGGTTGGCAAACGCGGGCCGGCCGGAACGCAAAACAGGCAATCAAATTCTTGGCAAAGACGATTTTTTGAAAATTTTGCTCGCCCAGCTCGAAAACCAAGATCCGCTCAATCCGATGGAAGATAAAGACTTTATCGCGCAAATGGCGAGCTTCTCTTCGCTTGAGCAAATGATGAACATCGCCAATTTGATGCAGCAATGGATGCAAGTGTCAAGCCGTGATGCACTTTTGCGCTACAGCGAATGGATCGGCAAAACGGTGCACTGGCAAGAAGGCGATGCAACGATGAGCGCGGTTGTAAAATCGGTGACGCAAAAAGACGGGAACATTGTTCTCGGGCTCGATAACGGAGCGACGATTGCCGCTGACGCGGTGATGACAGTCGAACAACACGAATAAGAGGGGAGAGGGAGCGAATGCTTCGTTCGATGTATTCCGGCATTGGCGCCATGCGCAATTTCCAAACAAAACTTGACGTCATCGGCAACAATATCGCCAACGTCAATACGTACGGGTTTAAAAAAGGACGAACGATCTTTAAAGATTTAATGAGCCAAACGATTTCCGGGGCCAGCGGGCCGAACGCCGGCCGCGGCGGCACGAATCCGAAGCAAGTCGGGCTCGGCTCGCAGCTGGCTGCCATCGACACCGTCCATACGCAAGGAAGCTTGCAAACGACCGGGCGCGTGCTCGACTTGGCGATTTCGGGGGATGGGTTTTTCATTCTTGGCGAATTGAACAGCAGCGGACAACTTGTAAATCCGTTATTTACGAGGGCGGGGAATTTTTATTTGGATAAAGACGGATATATTGTCAATGC
This genomic window contains:
- the yscN gene encoding Probable ATP synthase YscN; the protein is MYKRFGKVSRVIGLMMESKGPKSSIGDLCYIHEQSGCRKIPAEVVGFHEQHVLLMPFSATTHIAPGCLVEATGRPLEVHVGDALIGMVLDPLGQPLDGSPLPPGLKPVSVDRDPPNPLTRPPIVEPLEVGVRVIDSLLAVGKGQRVGIFAGSGVGKSTLMGMIARHTSADVNVIALIGERGREVREFLERDLGPDGLARSVVVVATSDQPALMRVKGAYTATAIAEYFRDQGADVMLMMDSVTRVAMAQREIGLAVGEPPTTKGYTPSVFALLPKLLERAGTSDSGTITAFYTVLVDGDDMNEPIADAVRGILDGHFVLERQLANKGQYPAINVLKSVSRVMPHIISAEHREAANRFRRLLSTYIDSEDLIQIGAYKRGASREIDEAIERYPQMMAFCRQNIDEKTTRAESIDALFRLISPP
- the fliJ gene encoding Chemotaxis CheF protein; translated protein: MMSTFRLQKLWTMKEKEKQAALAEYEEAVHKFEQAAEALYKLLKEKERCEAERDRRLQDGLAVGAIRHTLQYLASLQQTIDHYQLIVMRAREQMQCRHQRLIELNIEVKKYEKMQERVRRWTEQREKEAESRLLDEIAVQRFVRQGEL
- a CDS encoding Uncharacterized conserved protein translates to MAGSKLQQEETASRWQWMLFVVVVPSLFAAFFLLLIAKAAGIDAVKAKQWVDSVPFVAEWFDWKKKEKTLANTIETQQQTIKRQNQTIAKQKKQIEQLKSELAAKDEEIARLSTQQQLPTQQEKGGGQASAVDVISMYGAMSDKQAAAILAKLPEDEALEVLSRLDSDKAAAILEQMPAEQAANLLSSLHKWAAREEGAE
- a CDS encoding Flagellar hook-length control protein FliK codes for the protein MKVMIAAVAPQPTGVELTARKETAASSAFAALLAQKQTGKLPVEEGIERSSQPEGKKPRITDEWTEPLWLAASAMHVGAANVLNAPPAAAYNDGEALAADGESGRVNQEGAGAKALAAAPSLWQRTDENSGLGKAAWLEKQIKGTNGHFDGEGKRPMPQGSPLIEGAGKEMAVHSNEDSGSLAPQALSLVKDTRQGADLLVPFSAAGRSPFASTVYGPSSLPHREDARQLHGPTLVSTNLASLTSFVPAGHEAGAVEAENESSFVEQVARAWQFSRWVKLPNGVMQLVIRLHPEHLGTVTVKMAQEGGKLTARLLVATDAAEELIRTHLPQLVQLLDAGQVTVEKWTVWSDYDSAALPPHPEQRRDGRQQGGSRQEQKREQSPSSAPFELDGAEADG
- a CDS encoding flagellar basal body rod modification protein, whose product is MATNTIDASLWLANAGRPERKTGNQILGKDDFLKILLAQLENQDPLNPMEDKDFIAQMASFSSLEQMMNIANLMQQWMQVSSRDALLRYSEWIGKTVHWQEGDATMSAVVKSVTQKDGNIVLGLDNGATIAADAVMTVEQHE